The following DNA comes from Fervidibacillus albus.
TGGGTAACTTGATATAGCCATCTGAAAGCTTAATGTTGCCATTCACCACATTTGTAGTGTACGACTGTTTCGTCTTGCGGTTTTTGAACTTTGGAAATCCAACATGACCAGAAAAGAAGTTTTGAAACGCTTTCTGCAAATTCAATTGGGCGTTTGCCAGCGCAAGGCTATCCACTTCTTTTAGCCAAGGAAACTCCTTTTTGTACTTGGCAGGGGTCGGAAATTTTTGTTTTTTCAAAGCTTCCTTGTCGTCTTTGAACTTTTCATAAATTTGTATGCGTTCTTCAAGCATTTTGTTGTAAACGAAACGGACACAACCAAAGGTTTTGGCGAGCAGTTGTTCTTGTTCTTTTGTTGGGTACAGACGGAACTGATAGGCTTTGTTTACCATATCGACACCACATCACTTCATACCTTGATTTTCTATATATTTTTTTATTACTTCAATGGGCGCACCACCCGTTGTAAGCAGGCAAAAGCTTCTTGACCAAAAATATTCTTTCCACAGTTTTCTTTTCACTTGCGGAAAATGCTTTTTGATTAGTCGAGAACTTGCACTTTTATAGGCATTGATGAACTTTGACAGTTCACTATTCGGATGTGCTTTGAACAAAATATGCACATGGTCCATATCGTGATTCCATTCGACCAAGGAAATATTGTAATTTTTACCTAGTCTCACAAACATATCTTTTGCATAGTCAGATATGGTATCATCAATCACTTGTCTGCGATATTTTACAACCAGAACAAGATGATAATACAACGAGAACACTGAATGGTTATTATTGTCTAATTGCATTGATACAACAGCCTTTCATTTTTATAATACTGATTATATCATAACACAAAAAAGAGAAAACTCATACCTACGCCTAACCGAAATTCATCTCACACTTTCACTTCGTTTAGAAGTGGGAGACTTCTTTCGGAAAGATGTTAAAAAAGGATTTTCTTTTTATTCATACTAAATCCTTTCTAAATTAATTTTAAAAGCTCGTAGATGTTGTGGGATTTCTATTTTCATTCATTTGTTTATTTTCAACTAGTGGAAATGTTTTATATATTG
Coding sequences within:
- the tnpA gene encoding IS200/IS605 family transposase — translated: MQLDNNNHSVFSLYYHLVLVVKYRRQVIDDTISDYAKDMFVRLGKNYNISLVEWNHDMDHVHILFKAHPNSELSKFINAYKSASSRLIKKHFPQVKRKLWKEYFWSRSFCLLTTGGAPIEVIKKYIENQGMK